Proteins encoded by one window of Marixanthomonas sp. SCSIO 43207:
- a CDS encoding GlmU family protein produces the protein MNYILFDGAVRNQLLPFTFTRPVADIRIGILTIREKWEHLLGFTTTTITEDYLSEKYPMVEMEQNVLINASFLPSENLVNIVKSLTENQAIFFEDEPIAFYTTEDQEVDFDTYDVIQYTYDDVLRIEHSWDIFSKNHDAIKRDFDLLTKGRESQPIPEMAVAFNKENIFIEEGAKLPLCSLNATEGPIYIGKNAEIMEGSMIRGPFALCNNATVKMNAKIYTGCTIGPYSKVGGELNNSVIMGYSNKGHDGFLGNSVIGEWCNLGADTNNSNLKNNYAEVRLWDYETEGFARTGLQFCGLMMGDHSKCGINTMFNTGTVVGVSANIFGSGFPRNFVPSFSWGGSGGMTTYKTNKAFEVAKVVMARRNKTFSEMDATILEYVFEETAKWRRS, from the coding sequence ATGAACTATATTCTTTTTGACGGCGCTGTACGCAATCAATTATTACCCTTTACATTCACACGGCCAGTAGCAGATATTCGCATAGGCATATTAACTATTCGTGAAAAATGGGAACACTTGTTGGGTTTTACCACAACTACGATTACAGAAGATTACCTTTCTGAAAAATACCCTATGGTTGAAATGGAGCAAAATGTATTGATCAACGCATCTTTTCTTCCTTCAGAAAACCTAGTCAATATTGTTAAGTCTCTTACCGAAAATCAAGCTATCTTTTTTGAAGATGAACCCATTGCCTTTTATACTACCGAAGATCAAGAAGTTGATTTTGATACCTATGATGTGATTCAATACACTTACGATGATGTGTTGCGTATAGAACATTCTTGGGATATTTTTTCAAAAAATCATGATGCTATAAAAAGAGATTTTGATTTATTAACAAAGGGAAGAGAGTCGCAACCTATCCCCGAAATGGCTGTGGCATTTAATAAAGAAAACATTTTTATAGAAGAAGGAGCCAAACTTCCTCTATGCTCCTTAAACGCTACAGAAGGACCTATTTATATTGGTAAAAATGCCGAAATTATGGAAGGATCTATGATTAGAGGTCCGTTTGCGCTTTGTAATAACGCAACTGTAAAAATGAATGCAAAAATTTATACAGGTTGTACCATTGGGCCATACAGTAAAGTAGGAGGTGAGTTAAATAACTCTGTAATTATGGGGTATTCAAATAAAGGTCATGATGGGTTTTTGGGTAATTCTGTAATAGGTGAGTGGTGTAACCTAGGTGCCGATACCAATAATAGCAACCTTAAAAACAACTATGCAGAGGTGCGCCTATGGGATTATGAAACCGAAGGTTTTGCCAGAACCGGATTACAATTTTGTGGATTGATGATGGGTGATCACAGTAAATGTGGCATTAATACCATGTTTAATACGGGTACGGTAGTAGGTGTGAGTGCTAATATCTTCGGAAGCGGTTTTCCACGTAATTTTGTACCTAGCTTTAGCTGGGGCGGAAGCGGAGGAATGACAACTTATAAAACCAATAAGGCATTTGAAGTTGCCAAAGTGGTTATGGCAAGAAGAAATAAAACTTTTTCTGAAATGGACGCTACTATTTTAGAATACGTATTTGAAGAAACTGCTAAGTGGCGACGTAGCTAG